The Arachis hypogaea cultivar Tifrunner chromosome 16, arahy.Tifrunner.gnm2.J5K5, whole genome shotgun sequence genome contains a region encoding:
- the LOC140179723 gene encoding probable inactive ATP-dependent zinc metalloprotease FTSHI 2, chloroplastic isoform X2 has product MAEDVDYFAVARRNDGIVGAELANIVEVAAINMMRDSRTEITTDDLLQAAQMEERGMLDKKERSMETWKQVAINEAAMVVIAVNFPDLKNIEFVTIAPRAGRELGYVRVKMDPIKFNEGMLTQ; this is encoded by the exons ATGGCAGAAGATGTGGACTATTTTGCTGTTGCTAGGAGGAATGATGGCATAGTCGGTGCAGAGTTAGCTAACATAGTTGAGGTTGCTGCCATCAACATGATGCGGGATTCAAGGACTGAG ATTACTACTGATGACTTGTTACAAGCTGCACAAATGGAAGAAAGAGGAATGCTGGATAAAAAGGAGAGAAGCATGGAGACTTGGAAGCAAGTAGCTATTAATGAGGCTGCAATGGTTGTCATAGCTGTGAACTTCCCTGATCTTAAAAATATCGAGTTT GTCACAATTGCTCCCAGAGCTGGTAGGGAATTAGGTTATGTGCGGGTGAAGATGGATCCTATCAAATTTAACGAAGGAATGCTCAC TCAATAA
- the LOC140179723 gene encoding probable inactive ATP-dependent zinc metalloprotease FTSHI 2, chloroplastic isoform X1, with amino-acid sequence MAEDVDYFAVARRNDGIVGAELANIVEVAAINMMRDSRTEITTDDLLQAAQMEERGMLDKKERSMETWKQVAINEAAMVVIAVNFPDLKNIEFVTIAPRAGRELGYVRVKMDPIKFNEGMLTYGFFA; translated from the exons ATGGCAGAAGATGTGGACTATTTTGCTGTTGCTAGGAGGAATGATGGCATAGTCGGTGCAGAGTTAGCTAACATAGTTGAGGTTGCTGCCATCAACATGATGCGGGATTCAAGGACTGAG ATTACTACTGATGACTTGTTACAAGCTGCACAAATGGAAGAAAGAGGAATGCTGGATAAAAAGGAGAGAAGCATGGAGACTTGGAAGCAAGTAGCTATTAATGAGGCTGCAATGGTTGTCATAGCTGTGAACTTCCCTGATCTTAAAAATATCGAGTTT GTCACAATTGCTCCCAGAGCTGGTAGGGAATTAGGTTATGTGCGGGTGAAGATGGATCCTATCAAATTTAACGAAGGAATGCTCACGTATGGATTCTTTGCTTAG